The nucleotide window GCCGAAACCACCGCGGCGACGCCATGGCCGCGGATCAGCCCGATGAAGTCCGGGCTGCGGAAGCTTTCGTGCCGGACCTCGACGACATGGCGCAGCGCCCTGCCGTCCAGCGATGCGGGCAGCAGATTCAGGAAGGCGGCGAAATCCTCGGGGTCGAATTTCTTCGTCGCCATGAACTGCCAGTTGATCGGCCCCAGCTTGTCGCCCAGCAGCAGGACGCCGCTGTCGAAGAAGCGCGCGATGGTCTCGCCCGCATCCGCCAGTACCCTGCGGTTCGTGGCATAGCGCGGCGCCTTCAGCGAAAAGACGAAATCCTCGGGCGTCTCGTCATGCCATTTGCGGAAGCTCTCGGGCTTCTGGCTGCCGTAATAGGTGCCGTTGATCTCGATCGAGGTGAGCTGGCGGCTGGCATGTTCCAGCTCGCGCCGCTGCGGCAGACCCTCGGGATAGAAGCTGCCGCGCCAGGGCTCATAGGTCCAGCCGCCGATGCCGATGCGGATGCGTCCCGCCTGGCCGCCGCCTTTGCCTCCGTCCTTGCCCATGCCGTTCCCCTTCGCCAGCGTTCCCGGGGCAGCATACACGCAATCGCGCCAAGGCTCAGCCCCGCTTGCGCGTCAGCGAGAACTTGTGCGGAGAGATGCCGTAATGCGAGCGGAACACCTTGGAGAAATAGGAGGACGAACCGAAGCCGCAGGCCACCGCCACCTCCATCACGCTGAGATTGGTCTCGGTCAGCAGCGAGCGCGCGTGCTGCAGCCGCACCCGGTTGAGATATTGCAGCGGCGTGGTGTCCAGATAGCGTTGGAACAGCCGCTCGAGCTGTCGGCGCGAGATGCCCAGATAGCCGGCGCATTCGCCCAGGTCCACCTCGTCCTCGACATGCGCCTCGATATAGGCGACGGCGCGGATCAGGTGGTCGTTGCGGGTGCCCAGCCGCACGGAAAGCGAGCTCAGTTGCTCTTCCTCGCCGCGCCGGATCTGGCCGAGCAGGCACATGTCCATCACCGCCTGCATCAGGTCGGTGCCGTAGTAATCCTCGATCAGCTTCAACGCCAGCTCGGTCGAGGCGACGCCGCCGGCACAGGTGACGATGCGGTCGTCGATGCAGAAGATGCGCCGCTCCGGGGCCAGGTCGGGGTGCTTCTCGGTGAAGTTGGGGATGTTTTCCCAATGCAGGGTGAAACGGCGGCCGTTCAGGATGCCGGCGCGGGCCAGCGCATAGGCGCCGGTGCACAGCCCGCCCACCGTGCGGCCGTGGCGCCATTGCTTGCGCAGCCAGTCGGTCAGCTCTGCGCTGCAGCCGGCATCCGGCTCGACCCCGCCGCAGACCAGGACGTAATCGCTGGCCGGGGCCGAGGAAAGCGGGGCATCGGGCACCACCGGCACGCCGTTCGAGCAGCTGATCGGCTGGCCGGTCTCGGTCAGGACGTGCCATTTGAACAGCAGCTTCTCGGTCAGCTGATTGGCGACACGCAGAGGCTCGATGGCCGAGGTGAAGGCCAGCATGGTGAAGCGCGGCATCAGCACGAAGGCGACCTCGATCGGCGCCTCGACGGCGGCCGCCAGCTTCATATGGGCGATGCCTCGGGCGATGTAGCGTTCGCTGTCCTGCGATGATTGCACCACGGTCGTGTTTCCCGGATCTGCGGTCCCCATGATTCCGCATTGCCACAAAGCGCAAGCCGCTGCCATGGGCTTGATGCGGGTGCCTGCGGGGCTCCGCGGACTTCCGGGCCGTGCCGATTTGTCCCCGCTGACGCAGGGTCATCGGCAAAACTCCGCCGATGCGGGCGAACCGTCCGGTCTGGCCGTCCGGCCCGCGGCAAGCATTCATGCTTTCCCAGGCAATCAGAATGGGCTAGACCGCGCCCAGCCTGCCGGGGCCCGGCAGGACCATGCCCGCATCGGAAGACCGCTGATCGAGATCCAACCCAGTGACCCAACCGCTTCATATCGGCCTTTACATCGGTCATCGCATCCAGAGATCGCATTCGCCGGCAGCCTCCCTCGCGGAAAGCGGTCCTTCGCCCTTCTTTCGTCCGGTCCGCCCTGCCGCCTCGCACCGCCGCCGGACGCATTTCAATAACGCCGCCAGGACGTGATCTGAGCCATGAAAGTGATATGCCATATCGGCACGCCCAAGACGGCCTCGACTTTTCTGCAAAACACTTGCGCCGCGAACAAGAAATGGCTGCATCGGCATGGCGTCCTGTATCCGGACATGCTGCAGCCGATTGCCAACCATATGACTCGGCATGTCCCGCGTGAGCTGCCGCTTCTGCATCATGTCCAGCCTGCCCGACCTTGCAGCGGCCGCGCGCCAGCCGGAGGCCGCGCCGCTCTACCGACGCATGGTCACGCTTGAGGCTGATAGCGGCTTTGCCTTCCAGGGCGGGCGCTGGCTGGGCGACATTGCGCCGGATCTGCTCGATGCCGATCTGCGCGACCGACTGGCGCGCGCAAAGGAGATCGCCGCCATCCGCTCCAGCATCGAGGCGACAATCCCGAAGAACATGCTCTATGTGAAAGGCTGGCCCACCCGTCCGCTGACCGACGAAGAGGCCGTGTTCTTGGCTGGCATCCGACAGAAAATCACCGCTCTAAAGGCCCATGCTCATGATGCGACGCTGCAGAAAGACGGAGCGTTGATGGGTATCGCGGGCGCTCCTGTGCAAGTGCGCAATCCCGACGCCGCTCAGGTGGAAACGGCAAATGGACCGTTCATGACGTCGTCCTTGCCGGTGGCTGGCTTTGCCATAATCGAAGCTGCCGATTTGGCCGAGGCCATAGACATGGTCTCGCGGACCCCCTGCGCTGTCGCACACGGCGTCGTCGAGGTGTGGCCACTGGAGCAACCATCGTAGAACGGCAACAGGTCTCATTGCGCCCCGAGGCGCGAAGCATTTCAGCTATTCTGTATGTGGTGGTGCTTCGATTGCCCAGCTCGGATCGGCGCCAAAGGGGTGGTCCAGGAAGAAGACCCAGGTCCCATCGCTTAGGCGCCGGTGAACTTCCATGCCATGATGATGCACTTTCGTCGGCTTGCCCTCCTTGTCCATGCCCCTGATCAACCACTGCGAGCGTGTCATCGCAAAGTCGCCGGAAACGGTCGTGTGGTGGGTGATCACATCCATATGGGGCTTCAGCCCGATATAGCCGGCCATCGTTTTACGGATAGCCTCGGCGCCGCGCGCGATGCTGGTGCCGCCATGGACCTCGTCGACCTGAACGATCGACGCTTCGGGATGGTACATGGCGGCAGCGGCTTCGACGTCCTGCGCATTGAAGGCGCGCGCAAGCCAAAGATTGCAGAGTTCGGGAGAGGGAGCGCCCATCTTTGTTCTCCTTTTGCGAGTAGCGGCTATGAGACACCCGCGAATTTCTATGGGAGCGTTTCCTGGTCATCGTGAGCCGGAACGCGGAGACCGCGTTGCACAGCCGGCCGCGCCGCGATTTCAGCAAACCAGCGGGCGACATTCGGGTATTGGCCGAGATCGACATCAAGCTTGGATACGGCAGCGTTGATCCATGGCCAGGTCATCACGTCGGCGACACCGAAAAGATCGCCGACAAGATATGGTCTTGGTTCCAATTGGCCATCCAGCACCCGCAGGATGCGGGCTGTCTCCCGTTCGAAACGGGCGATCACCTGCGGGAGCCTTTCGGCGGCAAAGATCTTGTAGTTCCAGAGCTGGCCGAGCGTCGGCCCGACATGCCCCGCCTGAAAGAGCATCCATTGCAGCGTGAGCCCGGCCTCGATGTCGTTCGCCGGCTTCAGCACACCCGAGCGATCAGCAAGGTAGAGCAGGATCGCGCCACTCTCGAACACCGTCCGGCTCCGGTCGGGGTCAACGATCACCGGGATCTTGTTGTTGGGGTTCAGTGCGAGAAATTCTGGCCGGAACTGGTCGCCCTTTTCGATATCCACGACATGGACGACATAAGGGAGCCCTGTTTCCTCGAGCATGATCGAGGCCTTGTGGCCGTTGGGAGTCTGGTAGCTGTAAAGCTGGATGGGGGTCATGATTGTGCCTGCCAATATCCCGACATTCCCCAAGTGGCCTGCCGCTTGACTTCAAGATCGCCTGATTTTGCTCGCTGGGCAAGCGTTTTTCGCCCCGAGCGGTGTCTGTCGTCGCGCAAACGGCCGAAGTCGGGTGGATCAAGCCTCGAACCCGCAGCATTCTGGCCCGGCAGAGCCGCTTTTCCGCGCGGCAGACGGACCTGTCCTGCCGCTTTCGTTCAGCTTGGGCATGGATCGTGGTCATGCGCATGACGGAGGCGTTCGAAGACGGCGGATGGCGGCAAGGACGGCCCGCACCATCGGGCCGGTGACGGCGACCTCGGCCAACTGGAAGGTAATGGCGCGGGCGTGGCGGACGACGCGGGCGCCGATCTTGATCAGCTTGAGTTGCAGGCTGGTCAACGACCAGTCCGCCATGGCCTCGGGCAGTTCGATGCAGCGCAGGAAGGTTGCCAGGTTGTAGGCCAGCGCGTGCAGTTGCAGCCGCACCTCGTTGTGCCGGAACTTCCGGCATGACAGCCGCGTCCAGCGAAAGGCATATTTGCCTTCCTTGATGTGCTGCTCTGCGGTGCCGCGCTGGTTGTAGAACCTCACCACCCAGTCTGGCTCCATCGGCAGGTTGGTGACGATGAAGCCGACTTTGGGGAACAGCTCGCCCGGATGCCATTCGATCTTGGCGATGACGCGGCGCGGCTTGTCCCAGGACGCCGCCTGATACTCGAAGTCCTCGAAGAACCGTTTGACCTTGGTCAGCGAAGGCCGTCCCACGGGCCGTGTCAGCCGATGCGCGATCTTCTCGCGCAAGACGGCGTTGGCGGGCAGACGGATGGCGTAGAAGAACCTGGCTTCTTCCAGCCGCATATAGATCGCGGGGATCGCGTAGGCAGCGTCGGCCCGGAAGAAGCGTCCACCAAGGTCGCGGCCAGCATATCGGGCAATGACGGGATCAAGGACATCCCGCCAGCCATCGGCGCTGTGGACATTGCCGTTACGCAGGGCGCAGCGCTCCAGCATGCCAAACTGGTTGAACAAGAAGATGGGGTGATAGCAGGTGCAGTCGAAATGCCCGTTCCAGGCAGCACCTTCCTGATCGCCGTGGGTGGGGCTGACCGAGCTGTCCATGTCCAGCACGATGTATTTCAACCCGTTGCGGTCATGAAACCGGTCGATCCATTGGCCGTTCAGATCGGCCAGCGCCGCCCGGTTCGCGGCCAGAGCCAGCGTCTCGGTCTCGAACCGTCCCATCTGCGATGCCGAAGCAGCTTGCGCCTCGACGGCCCTGCCGCCAACGACCTGACGCATCACGGGATCGAGGGCCAAGCGGTCGGCATCGTTCACATCCTCGTATCCGGCCAGTCGTCCGAACACCGATTGCCGGAACAATCCGTCAAGCCGATGGAGCGTGTTCTTCCCGGTGCGGCTGTCTCGCAGCGCCTCCGACGCCAGATTGGACAGGCCGAGCACGTCATCAAGCTCGCGCATCACCAGCAGGCCACCGTCTGAACTGATCTGCGCACCACGGAACTCCAGACGCACACGGCGGTCGAAATCAACCCGATCTCCCCGCGCCAAGCCCGCACCCTCCAGGTGATCCATGAAACGCGCCCCTCGCAGCCGTCAACGCCATGATTTATATGCGAAATATCACGATTACGACAGCGAAATCAGCGACTTACTTGGAGAATGTGGGATGA belongs to Paracoccus sp. TOH and includes:
- a CDS encoding DUF72 domain-containing protein; translation: MGKDGGKGGGQAGRIRIGIGGWTYEPWRGSFYPEGLPQRRELEHASRQLTSIEINGTYYGSQKPESFRKWHDETPEDFVFSLKAPRYATNRRVLADAGETIARFFDSGVLLLGDKLGPINWQFMATKKFDPEDFAAFLNLLPASLDGRALRHVVEVRHESFRSPDFIGLIRGHGVAAVVSADGDFPQIADPTAPFVYARIMGTREDEPLGYAPDKLDLWAERARIWAAGGLPEGLDHVGGNDAGAPRDVFLYVISGCKRRNPQAAMALMERLGQGG
- a CDS encoding GlxA family transcriptional regulator, producing the protein MGTADPGNTTVVQSSQDSERYIARGIAHMKLAAAVEAPIEVAFVLMPRFTMLAFTSAIEPLRVANQLTEKLLFKWHVLTETGQPISCSNGVPVVPDAPLSSAPASDYVLVCGGVEPDAGCSAELTDWLRKQWRHGRTVGGLCTGAYALARAGILNGRRFTLHWENIPNFTEKHPDLAPERRIFCIDDRIVTCAGGVASTELALKLIEDYYGTDLMQAVMDMCLLGQIRRGEEEQLSSLSVRLGTRNDHLIRAVAYIEAHVEDEVDLGECAGYLGISRRQLERLFQRYLDTTPLQYLNRVRLQHARSLLTETNLSVMEVAVACGFGSSSYFSKVFRSHYGISPHKFSLTRKRG
- a CDS encoding YciI family protein, coding for MSSLPDLAAAARQPEAAPLYRRMVTLEADSGFAFQGGRWLGDIAPDLLDADLRDRLARAKEIAAIRSSIEATIPKNMLYVKGWPTRPLTDEEAVFLAGIRQKITALKAHAHDATLQKDGALMGIAGAPVQVRNPDAAQVETANGPFMTSSLPVAGFAIIEAADLAEAIDMVSRTPCAVAHGVVEVWPLEQPS
- a CDS encoding nuclear transport factor 2 family protein translates to MGAPSPELCNLWLARAFNAQDVEAAAAMYHPEASIVQVDEVHGGTSIARGAEAIRKTMAGYIGLKPHMDVITHHTTVSGDFAMTRSQWLIRGMDKEGKPTKVHHHGMEVHRRLSDGTWVFFLDHPFGADPSWAIEAPPHTE
- a CDS encoding glutathione S-transferase N-terminal domain-containing protein; protein product: MTPIQLYSYQTPNGHKASIMLEETGLPYVVHVVDIEKGDQFRPEFLALNPNNKIPVIVDPDRSRTVFESGAILLYLADRSGVLKPANDIEAGLTLQWMLFQAGHVGPTLGQLWNYKIFAAERLPQVIARFERETARILRVLDGQLEPRPYLVGDLFGVADVMTWPWINAAVSKLDVDLGQYPNVARWFAEIAARPAVQRGLRVPAHDDQETLP
- a CDS encoding IS1380-like element ISPme1 family transposase; translation: MDHLEGAGLARGDRVDFDRRVRLEFRGAQISSDGGLLVMRELDDVLGLSNLASEALRDSRTGKNTLHRLDGLFRQSVFGRLAGYEDVNDADRLALDPVMRQVVGGRAVEAQAASASQMGRFETETLALAANRAALADLNGQWIDRFHDRNGLKYIVLDMDSSVSPTHGDQEGAAWNGHFDCTCYHPIFLFNQFGMLERCALRNGNVHSADGWRDVLDPVIARYAGRDLGGRFFRADAAYAIPAIYMRLEEARFFYAIRLPANAVLREKIAHRLTRPVGRPSLTKVKRFFEDFEYQAASWDKPRRVIAKIEWHPGELFPKVGFIVTNLPMEPDWVVRFYNQRGTAEQHIKEGKYAFRWTRLSCRKFRHNEVRLQLHALAYNLATFLRCIELPEAMADWSLTSLQLKLIKIGARVVRHARAITFQLAEVAVTGPMVRAVLAAIRRLRTPPSCA